The following are encoded in a window of Symbiobacterium terraclitae genomic DNA:
- a CDS encoding lipoate--protein ligase family protein: MEITPLPYDAVALERFAREGPFLWFWEPERTEAVLGAGTPETDVNLALCAAAGVPVYRRKGGGGAVVLTPGCLVITAAYDARRKAFATQWIGPIAEAVALALTRLGLRDVSVRGMGDVAIGDLKVLGSSLYANREVALYQGSLLVDPDLEEICALLPHPSREPDYRRGRSHAAFMTSLAREGYRGGWQELERALAEELRRV, encoded by the coding sequence ATGGAAATCACCCCGCTGCCCTACGATGCGGTCGCACTTGAGCGGTTCGCGCGCGAGGGCCCCTTCCTCTGGTTCTGGGAGCCGGAACGGACCGAGGCCGTGCTGGGCGCCGGAACGCCGGAGACCGATGTGAACCTGGCGCTCTGCGCCGCCGCCGGCGTGCCGGTCTACCGCCGCAAGGGCGGCGGCGGTGCCGTGGTGCTCACCCCGGGCTGCCTGGTGATCACCGCCGCCTACGACGCCCGCCGCAAGGCGTTCGCCACCCAGTGGATCGGCCCCATCGCCGAGGCGGTGGCCCTGGCCCTCACCCGCCTGGGGTTGCGGGACGTCTCCGTGCGGGGCATGGGCGACGTGGCCATCGGCGACCTGAAGGTGCTGGGCTCCAGCCTCTACGCCAACCGGGAGGTGGCCCTCTACCAGGGCTCGCTCCTCGTGGACCCCGACCTGGAGGAGATCTGCGCCCTGCTGCCCCACCCGTCCCGCGAGCCCGACTACCGCCGGGGGCGGAGCCATGCGGCCTTCATGACTTCGCTGGCCCGGGAGGGCTACCGGGGCGGCTGGCAGGAGCTGGAGCGGGCGCTGGCGGAGGAGCTGCGCCGGGTATGA
- the infB gene encoding translation initiation factor IF-2, whose translation MRGWLLCQDGGDPLEPKLRVFELARELGVDSKRVLEVLQSLNVDVKNHMSTIDQKTAEQVTGAVKRAGAQKEEEPTGTAAKAGKQAAAPKPTREANPAKASLLEDFFGAGTRPRQPVAENRERRPLAERRPLAERRPVTERRPLAERPLAERRPAAERPAAERPAAQRPAAERPAAERPAAQRPAAERPVAERPAAEHPAAQRPAADRPAAERPAAERPAAERPAAERPAAERPAAERPAAAQRAATPARGDAAAPPAEASPAQRPAAAGAAEAPAAGKAQAPAADAGAGTAPAKPAASADARKGAGPAAGETAGETAPARPAPAAAGQPARPATLGLGLPVKPAPAAKSGLGLPARPAQQPRPTGSGIGLPVKPAGPRPGPRPGMPGAPGRADGPRLGGLGLPQKGGRRGGPLNIPKVDPKVAEQAKPSEGRPRIGQGGDRKRGDAFSRRENSPSRPSEEKLFGRRPVRKPSVVERRTLKPITISGPMSVKDLAHEMGVTAAEVIKKLLTGFGIMATINQELDTDTCVLVASEFGVEVTVEEKQDIVEIYDRVEDLDEPAELKKPRHPVVTIMGHVDHGKTSLLDAIRHAKVAAGEAGGITQHIGAYEVELNGRKITFLDTPGHEAFTAMRARGANVTDIAVLVVAADDSVMPQTVESINHAKAANVPILVAINKIDKPEANPQRVMQDLTAYGLVPEEWGGDTIMVPVSAKQKTNLDLLLENILVLAEVAELKANPDKPAAGTILEAELDKARGPVATVLVQAGTLNNGDVFVAGTAWGRVRAMFDHRGRKLKAAGPSTPVRVLGFNSVPAAGDVFRVTPDEKTARAVAEKRIAKAQAERQAQKAISLEDFMSQVAQGEMKDLNVIVKADVQGSVEAIRGQLEKLRNEEVQVKVIHTGVGAISESDVMLASASKAIIIGFSVRPDDRASRAAEEQGVDIRTYNVIYDIVDDIEAAMKGMLKPKIEEVVLGRAEVRETFKVPKVGMAAGCMVINGKVTRSARYRLIRDGVVVWDGQLNALRRYKDEVKEVAEGYECGITLENFQDFKRGDILEAYELKEVKAG comes from the coding sequence GTGAGGGGCTGGCTCCTGTGTCAGGACGGGGGTGATCCGTTGGAGCCAAAGCTGCGCGTATTTGAACTGGCTAGAGAGCTGGGTGTGGACTCCAAGCGGGTGCTGGAAGTCCTTCAATCTTTGAACGTGGATGTGAAAAACCATATGAGCACCATCGACCAGAAGACTGCAGAACAGGTGACCGGGGCCGTGAAGCGCGCCGGCGCCCAGAAGGAGGAGGAGCCGACCGGCACGGCGGCCAAGGCGGGCAAGCAGGCCGCGGCGCCGAAGCCGACGAGGGAGGCCAATCCTGCCAAGGCCTCGCTTCTCGAGGACTTCTTCGGGGCCGGTACCCGGCCGCGCCAGCCTGTCGCTGAAAACAGGGAGCGGCGCCCGCTTGCCGAGCGGCGGCCGCTGGCCGAGCGGCGCCCGGTCACGGAACGCCGCCCCCTCGCCGAGCGCCCGCTTGCTGAGCGGCGCCCGGCCGCCGAACGTCCTGCTGCGGAGCGTCCGGCAGCCCAGCGCCCGGCCGCCGAGCGTCCCGCTGCGGAACGCCCGGCTGCCCAGCGCCCGGCCGCGGAGCGTCCGGTTGCCGAACGGCCGGCTGCGGAGCATCCCGCTGCCCAGCGTCCCGCCGCCGACCGCCCGGCGGCTGAACGTCCGGCCGCGGAGCGTCCGGCTGCCGAGCGTCCGGCTGCCGAGCGTCCGGCTGCCGAACGGCCGGCCGCCGAGCGCCCGGCCGCTGCCCAGCGCGCGGCCACACCTGCGCGCGGTGACGCCGCTGCGCCGCCTGCCGAGGCCTCGCCCGCTCAGCGGCCTGCGGCTGCCGGTGCGGCTGAGGCTCCCGCTGCCGGGAAGGCCCAGGCGCCTGCTGCTGATGCCGGGGCGGGCACCGCACCGGCCAAGCCCGCGGCATCTGCCGACGCCAGGAAGGGCGCCGGCCCGGCGGCCGGCGAGACCGCCGGCGAGACCGCGCCCGCGCGTCCGGCTCCTGCCGCCGCCGGTCAGCCGGCCCGTCCTGCCACCTTGGGACTGGGGCTGCCCGTCAAGCCGGCTCCGGCCGCCAAGTCCGGCCTCGGCCTGCCCGCGCGCCCGGCGCAGCAGCCGCGGCCCACCGGCTCGGGCATCGGCCTGCCGGTGAAGCCCGCCGGCCCGCGGCCGGGTCCCCGTCCGGGAATGCCCGGCGCTCCGGGCCGCGCCGACGGCCCGCGCCTCGGCGGGCTCGGCCTGCCACAGAAGGGCGGCCGCCGCGGCGGTCCGCTGAACATCCCGAAGGTCGACCCGAAGGTCGCCGAGCAGGCGAAGCCGAGCGAAGGCAGGCCCCGCATCGGCCAGGGCGGCGACCGCAAGCGCGGCGACGCCTTCTCCCGGCGCGAGAACTCGCCCTCCCGGCCGTCTGAGGAGAAGCTGTTCGGGCGCAGGCCGGTGCGCAAGCCCTCGGTGGTGGAGCGGCGCACGCTCAAGCCCATCACGATCTCCGGCCCGATGTCCGTCAAGGACCTGGCCCACGAGATGGGCGTCACCGCGGCCGAGGTCATCAAGAAGCTGCTCACCGGCTTCGGCATCATGGCGACGATCAACCAGGAGCTGGATACCGATACCTGCGTCCTCGTGGCCTCGGAGTTCGGCGTCGAGGTCACGGTCGAGGAGAAGCAGGACATCGTCGAGATCTACGACCGGGTCGAGGATCTCGACGAGCCGGCCGAGCTGAAGAAGCCGCGGCACCCGGTGGTCACCATCATGGGCCACGTCGACCACGGCAAGACCTCGCTGCTCGACGCGATCCGGCACGCGAAGGTCGCCGCCGGCGAGGCGGGCGGCATCACCCAGCACATCGGCGCCTACGAGGTGGAGCTGAACGGCCGGAAGATCACCTTCCTCGACACGCCCGGCCACGAGGCGTTCACCGCGATGCGCGCCCGCGGCGCCAACGTGACCGATATCGCCGTGCTGGTCGTCGCAGCCGACGACTCGGTCATGCCGCAGACCGTCGAGTCCATCAACCACGCGAAGGCGGCCAACGTGCCGATCCTCGTCGCGATCAACAAGATCGACAAGCCCGAGGCGAACCCGCAGCGGGTCATGCAGGACCTCACGGCCTACGGCCTCGTGCCGGAGGAGTGGGGCGGCGATACCATCATGGTACCGGTCTCTGCGAAGCAGAAGACCAACCTGGACCTGCTGCTGGAGAACATCCTGGTGCTCGCCGAGGTGGCCGAGCTGAAGGCCAACCCCGACAAGCCCGCCGCCGGCACCATCCTGGAGGCGGAGCTGGACAAGGCCCGGGGTCCCGTGGCGACCGTGCTCGTGCAGGCCGGCACGCTCAACAACGGCGACGTCTTCGTGGCCGGCACCGCGTGGGGCCGCGTGCGGGCGATGTTCGACCACCGCGGGCGCAAGCTGAAGGCCGCGGGGCCGTCGACGCCGGTGCGCGTGCTGGGCTTCAACTCGGTGCCCGCCGCGGGCGACGTGTTCCGGGTCACCCCGGACGAGAAGACCGCCCGCGCCGTGGCCGAGAAGCGCATCGCCAAGGCCCAGGCGGAGCGACAGGCCCAGAAGGCCATCTCGCTGGAGGACTTCATGAGCCAGGTCGCCCAGGGCGAGATGAAGGACCTGAACGTCATCGTCAAGGCCGACGTCCAGGGCTCCGTGGAGGCCATCCGCGGGCAGCTGGAGAAGCTGCGCAACGAGGAGGTCCAGGTGAAGGTCATCCACACCGGCGTCGGTGCGATCTCCGAGTCGGACGTGATGCTGGCCAGCGCCTCCAAGGCGATCATCATCGGCTTCAGCGTGCGGCCTGACGACCGGGCGTCCCGGGCGGCCGAGGAGCAGGGCGTCGATATCCGCACGTACAACGTGATCTACGACATCGTCGACGATATCGAGGCCGCCATGAAGGGCATGCTGAAGCCGAAGATCGAGGAGGTCGTCCTGGGCCGGGCGGAGGTCCGCGAGACCTTCAAGGTGCCCAAGGTGGGCATGGCCGCCGGCTGCATGGTCATCAACGGCAAGGTCACCCGCAGCGCCCGCTACCGGCTCATCCGCGACGGCGTCGTCGTCTGGGACGGCCAGCTCAACGCCCTGCGCCGCTACAAGGACGAGGTCAAGGAAGTGGCCGAGGGCTACGAGTGCGGCATCACGCTGGAGAACTTCCAGGACTTCAAGCGCGGCGACATCCTCGAGGCTTACGAGCTCAAGGAGGTCAAGGCCGGCTAG
- a CDS encoding ADP-ribosylglycohydrolase family protein, with protein sequence MDWHLRVLEALRASRTDWDEPPDWRAVLALYEGLGPAEAGELDRTLVSMIDIGYRNPHADRELQPFEQVSAGLPSGMAPEDLLCLEAAVLAAAERGLSDAYFPFLRLLSLPAWHVVGSRLTWLHREGFAAQRALGLTRAGRGLGALLGLAVGDALGCTVEFMDRDAIRRRFPDGHREILGGGPFGFPAGSWTDDTAMAVAVGRGIVESPADPVDAVGRHFVTWLESDPPDVGSTCRMAIAAFRRLGSWEAASNHVAAELGQWAGGNGALMRTLPAALAYGPDPGPAIRIGRMTHPHPESDAAIAIYHRTVDALLDGAAPAEALSAGLAPLPGAEPAVDAAIGALARRLEGLRDRPAERVRAGGYVVETLEAALWAFLRTDSLEECVTAAVNLGDDADTVGAVAGGLAGAAYGPAAVPRRWSQALRERAVIDALAEGLYDVYRSRTGRD encoded by the coding sequence ATGGACTGGCACCTTCGGGTTCTGGAGGCGCTCAGGGCATCGCGCACCGACTGGGACGAGCCCCCGGACTGGCGGGCCGTGCTCGCCCTCTACGAAGGGCTCGGCCCCGCGGAGGCCGGGGAGCTGGACCGGACCCTGGTCTCGATGATCGACATCGGCTACCGGAACCCGCACGCTGACCGGGAACTACAGCCGTTCGAGCAGGTGTCGGCGGGCCTGCCCTCAGGCATGGCGCCTGAGGATCTGCTGTGCCTTGAGGCCGCGGTGCTGGCGGCTGCCGAGCGGGGGCTGAGCGACGCCTATTTCCCCTTCCTGCGGCTCCTGAGCCTGCCCGCCTGGCACGTCGTGGGCAGCAGGCTGACCTGGCTCCACAGGGAGGGGTTCGCGGCGCAGCGGGCGCTGGGGCTGACCCGCGCCGGGCGGGGCCTGGGGGCGCTGCTGGGCCTGGCCGTCGGCGACGCCCTGGGCTGCACCGTGGAGTTCATGGACCGGGACGCCATCCGGCGCCGCTTCCCGGACGGCCACCGGGAGATCCTGGGCGGCGGCCCGTTCGGCTTCCCCGCCGGCAGCTGGACGGACGACACCGCCATGGCCGTCGCGGTGGGGCGAGGGATCGTCGAGTCCCCCGCCGACCCGGTGGATGCGGTGGGCCGCCATTTCGTCACCTGGCTGGAGTCGGACCCGCCCGACGTGGGCAGCACCTGCCGCATGGCCATCGCCGCGTTCCGGCGGCTGGGGTCGTGGGAGGCGGCCAGCAACCACGTGGCGGCGGAACTGGGGCAGTGGGCCGGCGGCAACGGCGCCCTGATGCGCACGCTGCCCGCGGCCCTGGCGTACGGACCGGACCCGGGGCCGGCCATCCGCATCGGGCGGATGACGCACCCGCACCCCGAGTCCGACGCGGCGATCGCGATCTACCACCGCACGGTAGATGCCCTCCTCGACGGCGCTGCGCCGGCGGAGGCCCTCTCGGCCGGGCTCGCCCCGCTGCCTGGGGCGGAGCCCGCCGTGGATGCGGCGATCGGCGCCCTGGCCCGGCGCCTCGAGGGGCTGCGGGACCGGCCGGCGGAGCGGGTCCGGGCCGGCGGGTACGTCGTGGAGACGCTGGAGGCGGCGCTCTGGGCGTTCCTGCGCACGGATTCCCTGGAGGAGTGCGTCACGGCCGCGGTGAATCTGGGAGATGACGCCGACACCGTCGGCGCCGTGGCCGGCGGGCTGGCCGGCGCCGCTTACGGGCCGGCCGCAGTGCCGCGGCGGTGGAGCCAGGCCCTGCGGGAGCGGGCGGTCATCGACGCGCTGGCCGAAGGGCTGTACGATGTGTACCGGAGCAGGACGGGGCGAGACTAG
- the nusA gene encoding transcription termination factor NusA yields MKAEILEALDDLVRERGIAREVLIEAIEAALISAYRRNFGAAQNVRVFFDDKTGDYRVYAQKEIVEEVTDPRLQVSLEEARAKNPTLQLGDIFEVEVTPRDFGRIAAQTAKQVVVQRIREAERGMIYEEYSSREGEIVTGVVQRQDPKTKTVYLELSKGVEAVLTANEQITGERFVENQRIKAYVIEVKRTTKGPAIAVSRTHPGLLKRLFELEVPEIHDGTVEIKGIAREAGARSKIAVAARDPNIDPVGACVGQKGLRVQNIVDELQGEKIDVVEWSSDPEVFVAKALSPAKVTQVICDESARIARVVVPDYQLSLAIGKEGQNARLAAKLTGWKIDIKSESQAAAGAWDELSEE; encoded by the coding sequence ATGAAAGCCGAGATTCTCGAGGCGCTGGATGACCTGGTGCGTGAGAGGGGCATCGCGCGGGAGGTCCTGATCGAGGCGATTGAGGCGGCGCTGATTTCGGCGTATCGCCGGAACTTCGGTGCCGCGCAGAACGTGCGGGTCTTCTTCGACGACAAGACGGGCGACTACCGGGTGTACGCCCAGAAGGAGATCGTTGAGGAGGTCACCGATCCGCGGCTTCAGGTGAGCCTCGAGGAGGCCCGGGCGAAGAATCCCACGCTCCAGTTGGGCGACATCTTCGAGGTGGAAGTGACCCCGCGGGACTTCGGCCGCATCGCCGCCCAGACCGCCAAGCAGGTGGTGGTCCAGCGGATCCGCGAGGCCGAGCGCGGGATGATCTACGAGGAGTACTCCAGCCGGGAAGGCGAGATCGTCACCGGCGTTGTGCAGCGGCAGGACCCCAAGACCAAGACGGTCTACCTGGAGCTCTCCAAGGGCGTTGAGGCCGTGCTCACCGCCAACGAGCAGATCACCGGCGAGCGGTTCGTGGAGAACCAGCGCATCAAAGCGTATGTGATCGAGGTCAAGCGCACGACCAAGGGCCCCGCCATCGCGGTCTCCCGCACGCATCCCGGCCTGCTGAAGCGGCTGTTCGAGCTGGAGGTGCCTGAGATCCACGACGGCACGGTGGAGATCAAGGGCATCGCCCGCGAGGCCGGCGCCCGGTCGAAGATCGCCGTCGCCGCGCGCGACCCGAACATCGACCCCGTCGGGGCCTGTGTCGGACAGAAGGGGCTGCGGGTGCAGAACATCGTCGACGAGCTCCAGGGCGAGAAGATCGACGTGGTGGAGTGGTCGTCGGATCCGGAGGTCTTCGTGGCGAAGGCGTTGTCGCCCGCCAAGGTGACCCAGGTGATCTGCGACGAGTCCGCGCGCATCGCCCGGGTGGTCGTTCCCGATTACCAGCTCTCCCTCGCCATCGGCAAGGAGGGACAGAACGCCCGGCTGGCCGCCAAGCTGACCGGGTGGAAGATCGACATCAAGTCCGAGTCGCAGGCCGCCGCCGGCGCCTGGGACGAGCTGAGCGAGGAGTAG
- a CDS encoding Cof-type HAD-IIB family hydrolase encodes MRYRLVALDVDGTLFCRRHEVSPRTRAALAAARRRGMVTVIATGRMPHSALRISREIGGGPVVCCNGAAVLDEHGSYLEFREIPGDALAQSLVLGRRFGALMHCYTPEGKVLDQPLAHFLDTYRWIRAGETPLRAALAAARMWGANQTRLVRRLERWALAHDRPPVLKVMLLGDPDRLQALADEVRRQVAGVEVTSSGKGNLEINAAGVSKASGLAALGERLGIPPEAMIAFGDSDNDLAMLRYVGLGVAMGNAAAHVKAAADRVAPCCEDDGVAHVLEEVCGR; translated from the coding sequence TTGCGGTACCGGCTGGTCGCCCTGGACGTGGACGGCACGTTGTTCTGCAGGCGGCACGAGGTCTCCCCCCGCACGCGCGCGGCCCTCGCGGCGGCGCGGCGGCGGGGCATGGTCACCGTCATCGCCACGGGCCGGATGCCGCACTCCGCCCTGCGCATCAGCCGGGAGATCGGCGGTGGTCCGGTCGTCTGCTGTAATGGCGCGGCCGTCCTGGACGAGCACGGGTCGTACCTGGAGTTCCGGGAGATCCCCGGGGATGCGCTGGCGCAGTCGCTCGTGCTCGGGAGGCGGTTCGGCGCCCTCATGCACTGCTACACCCCCGAGGGCAAGGTGTTGGACCAGCCCCTGGCCCACTTCCTCGACACGTACCGCTGGATCCGCGCCGGCGAGACGCCGCTGCGCGCCGCTCTGGCCGCCGCCCGCATGTGGGGGGCCAACCAGACCCGCCTCGTGCGGCGGCTGGAGCGGTGGGCCCTGGCCCACGACCGGCCGCCGGTGCTGAAGGTGATGCTCCTGGGCGACCCCGACCGCCTGCAGGCCCTGGCGGATGAGGTCCGGCGGCAGGTGGCCGGCGTGGAGGTGACCTCCTCGGGCAAGGGCAACCTCGAGATCAACGCCGCGGGCGTCTCCAAGGCTTCGGGCCTGGCGGCGCTGGGTGAGCGGCTGGGAATTCCCCCCGAGGCGATGATCGCCTTCGGCGATTCCGACAACGACCTGGCCATGCTGCGTTACGTCGGGCTGGGGGTGGCGATGGGCAACGCCGCCGCCCACGTGAAGGCCGCGGCGGACCGCGTGGCTCCCTGCTGCGAAGACGACGGCGTTGCACACGTCCTGGAGGAGGTATGCGGAAGATGA
- a CDS encoding L7Ae/L30e/S12e/Gadd45 family ribosomal protein: MIPPSLHSLLGLCQRAGKLVSGDLAAEQALRRRRADLVLLATDASERTREKFIHLAARAGTPCYSVGTREALGGAVGKAGRAVIVIQSRDFTKGMIGILEREGLAPVSGRG, from the coding sequence GTGATCCCGCCATCTCTGCATTCCCTGCTCGGGCTGTGCCAGCGGGCCGGGAAGCTCGTTTCGGGCGACCTGGCCGCAGAGCAGGCCCTCAGGCGAAGGCGAGCCGATCTGGTCCTGCTGGCGACGGACGCCAGCGAGCGGACCCGGGAGAAGTTCATCCACCTGGCCGCCCGGGCGGGCACCCCATGCTACAGCGTGGGCACCCGCGAAGCGCTGGGCGGCGCGGTGGGCAAGGCGGGACGGGCGGTGATCGTCATCCAGTCCCGCGACTTCACGAAGGGTATGATCGGCATCCTTGAGCGTGAGGGGCTGGCTCCTGTGTCAGGACGGGGGTGA
- the rnpM gene encoding RNase P modulator RnpM, with protein sequence MARGQQPKVKKIPQRMCVGCGQMRAKKELIRIVRTPEGVIELDTSPSGKRPGRGAYLCRNPECLAKAVKGKRLERALEQPVSDEVWARLEAGMGMVNAE encoded by the coding sequence ATGGCCAGAGGGCAGCAGCCAAAGGTGAAGAAGATTCCCCAACGCATGTGTGTCGGCTGTGGGCAGATGAGGGCGAAGAAGGAGCTCATCCGGATCGTGCGGACGCCCGAAGGCGTCATCGAGCTGGATACCTCTCCTTCCGGAAAGCGGCCCGGACGCGGCGCCTACCTGTGCCGCAATCCGGAGTGCCTGGCGAAGGCCGTGAAGGGCAAGCGGCTGGAGCGAGCCTTGGAGCAGCCGGTCTCCGACGAGGTCTGGGCCCGGCTCGAGGCAGGAATGGGGATGGTGAACGCTGAGTGA
- a CDS encoding DUF4149 domain-containing protein, with product MRALEAVTQLAMGLWVGAAAGFALGAPKIFAAFGSDRQAAGDLAGDIIYLLNNAGLLLGAVALLALLPRLRSGVNKARLVLLLGCIGIALTTWLYIFPQMERAQPPEPIQNYAETDPLRVAYNRWHTLSERVAAAGMLLGTGVIVLGPFAEDRRGRR from the coding sequence ATGAGGGCACTGGAGGCCGTCACCCAGCTGGCGATGGGGCTGTGGGTGGGCGCTGCGGCGGGCTTCGCCCTGGGCGCCCCGAAGATCTTCGCCGCGTTCGGATCCGACAGGCAGGCGGCCGGCGACCTGGCCGGCGACATCATCTACCTGCTCAACAACGCCGGGCTGCTGCTGGGGGCGGTCGCCCTGCTGGCCCTGCTGCCCAGGCTGCGCAGCGGCGTCAACAAGGCACGGCTGGTGCTCCTCCTGGGGTGCATCGGCATCGCCCTGACCACCTGGCTCTACATCTTCCCGCAGATGGAGCGGGCGCAGCCGCCCGAACCCATCCAGAACTACGCCGAGACCGACCCCCTGCGGGTGGCCTACAACCGCTGGCACACGCTTTCGGAGCGGGTTGCGGCCGCCGGTATGCTGCTGGGCACCGGGGTGATCGTGCTCGGGCCGTTCGCTGAAGACAGGAGGGGGCGGCGCTGA
- the rimP gene encoding ribosome maturation factor RimP, with product MAKSGKRLEELVEEVAAPHAAALGLELVGVELVKEGANRYLRVYIDKEGGVGFDDCEALSRVVDARLDEILPDPPYEFFEVSSPGLERPLKREEDFARYAGHKVAVTTYAPVDGQKSFVGELIGLIDGRVTLRLTEGKSQGQTVALDRKQVASARLHVDF from the coding sequence TTGGCGAAGAGCGGGAAACGTCTCGAGGAGTTGGTGGAAGAAGTGGCCGCGCCCCATGCTGCGGCCTTGGGGCTCGAACTGGTGGGGGTTGAACTGGTCAAGGAGGGTGCCAACCGCTATCTCCGTGTCTATATCGACAAGGAGGGCGGCGTGGGATTTGACGACTGCGAGGCACTGAGCCGGGTGGTCGACGCCCGGCTGGACGAGATACTGCCTGATCCACCGTACGAGTTCTTCGAGGTCTCTTCGCCCGGGCTGGAGCGGCCCTTAAAGCGCGAGGAAGACTTCGCCCGCTACGCGGGGCACAAGGTGGCCGTGACCACCTACGCCCCCGTGGACGGGCAGAAGTCGTTTGTGGGTGAATTGATCGGGCTCATTGACGGTCGCGTCACGCTGAGGCTCACCGAGGGGAAGTCGCAGGGCCAGACGGTTGCCCTCGACCGTAAGCAGGTTGCGAGCGCTCGGCTTCACGTTGATTTCTAG